In one window of Hymenobacter nivis DNA:
- a CDS encoding homoserine kinase: MPLPDSVLVHAPATLSNLGCGFDVFGLALAAPYDTIRLRRTGAPGVRIRHLDAYNLPTDPARNVAGVALLALLAAVPEAVGFEMEITKGIKPGSGVGSSAASAAGAVVAANALLGNRFSQLELVEFAMAGEALASGARHADNVAPAIFGGFTVVRALEPATDIVALPAPTLWVAVVHPQIEIKTKDARQVLPAAVPLGLAVRQWANVAGLVAGFLTADYGLISRSLDDYIVEPARAPLIPGLAEARRRALAAGALGGGISGSGPSIFMLNRDEPTAHAVAAALGSVFAELGIEFNLYVGTVAPEGARVVAE, translated from the coding sequence ATGCCCCTCCCCGACTCTGTTCTCGTTCACGCCCCCGCCACGCTCTCCAATTTAGGCTGCGGCTTTGACGTGTTTGGCCTGGCCCTGGCCGCGCCCTACGACACCATTCGCCTGCGCCGCACCGGGGCCCCGGGCGTGCGCATCCGGCACCTCGACGCTTATAATTTGCCCACCGACCCGGCCCGCAACGTGGCTGGCGTGGCCCTGCTGGCCCTGCTGGCAGCTGTGCCCGAGGCCGTGGGCTTTGAGATGGAAATTACCAAGGGCATCAAGCCCGGCAGCGGGGTGGGCAGTAGCGCAGCCAGTGCCGCGGGGGCCGTGGTAGCGGCCAACGCCCTGCTGGGCAACCGCTTCAGCCAGCTGGAGCTGGTGGAGTTTGCGATGGCGGGCGAGGCCCTGGCCTCCGGGGCCCGCCACGCCGACAACGTCGCGCCGGCTATTTTTGGGGGTTTCACGGTGGTGCGGGCCCTGGAGCCGGCCACCGACATCGTGGCCCTGCCCGCGCCGACGCTGTGGGTGGCCGTGGTGCACCCCCAAATTGAAATCAAAACCAAGGATGCCCGCCAGGTGCTGCCCGCCGCCGTGCCGCTGGGCCTGGCCGTGCGCCAGTGGGCCAACGTGGCCGGCCTGGTGGCCGGCTTCCTCACGGCGGACTATGGCCTGATTAGCCGCTCGCTCGACGACTACATCGTGGAGCCGGCGCGGGCTCCGCTCATCCCCGGGCTGGCCGAGGCGCGGCGGCGGGCCCTGGCGGCGGGGGCCCTGGGCGGCGGCATTTCGGGCTCGGGGCCATCCATTTTCATGCTGAACCGCGACGAGCCCACGGCCCATGCCGTAGCCGCGGCCCTGGGCAGCGTGTTTGCTGAGCTGGGCATCGAGTTTAACCTGTACGTGGGGACGGTGGCCCCGGAAGGCGCCCGCGTGGTGGCCGAATAG